Proteins from a genomic interval of Nostoc sp. TCL240-02:
- a CDS encoding CRISPR-associated protein Csx3, whose product MACYDPRLGAVVSATNSRQVCIGQVIPVNPPNGRQNHRLAQEKKNVETGLCPALMIVGPPDSGKNVLSHALFQALLSDHPDIYLQRAHWDREGNYVLELSSQTTDEEIEGFKLRNKGALTERFFPYHAQAILQLRRQKSLVIVDVGGMVQPEKLPILEACTHYLIISSKPEAVGAWHEFCRDRGNLIPVAVIHSSLAEVKEVHQVQPYLEITNGTWVRGRVQKVPEILLKPVKTIFTSNQ is encoded by the coding sequence GTGGCTTGCTATGACCCTCGCCTGGGAGCAGTTGTATCCGCAACAAACTCACGTCAAGTCTGCATTGGTCAAGTAATTCCTGTGAATCCACCAAATGGACGACAAAATCATAGGCTTGCTCAGGAAAAGAAAAATGTTGAGACAGGATTATGTCCGGCGTTGATGATAGTAGGGCCACCAGATAGTGGTAAAAATGTACTATCTCATGCTTTGTTTCAAGCGCTATTGTCTGACCATCCTGATATTTACCTGCAACGCGCTCACTGGGATAGAGAAGGTAACTACGTTTTGGAATTAAGTAGCCAAACGACAGATGAGGAAATAGAAGGTTTCAAACTACGCAATAAAGGTGCATTAACAGAACGGTTTTTTCCCTATCATGCTCAAGCAATACTACAACTGCGACGGCAGAAGTCTTTGGTAATTGTGGATGTTGGTGGCATGGTACAGCCGGAGAAACTGCCAATTTTAGAAGCTTGTACCCACTACTTAATTATTAGTTCTAAACCAGAAGCCGTAGGTGCATGGCATGAATTTTGTCGAGATAGAGGGAATTTAATCCCTGTGGCAGTAATTCATAGTAGTTTGGCAGAAGTAAAAGAGGTGCATCAAGTACAACCGTACTTAGAAATTACCAATGGTACTTGGGTACGGGGTCGAGTACAAAAGGTTCCAGAAATTCTACTTAAACCAGTAAAAACAATTTTTACATCTAATCAATAA
- a CDS encoding CRISPR-associated protein Csx3 gives MITPLRLYLSESLFVQNLKYQVLSVELTSSDRLIEPQDIKNLELPSGIDPTGGVVISGPHPCGFILTSLMPYIQLLGWLAMTLAWEQLYPQQTHVKSALVK, from the coding sequence ATGATTACACCTCTGCGCTTATACTTAAGTGAATCGCTGTTTGTACAAAACTTAAAATACCAAGTATTATCAGTTGAGTTGACTAGCAGCGATCGCTTGATAGAACCACAAGATATCAAAAACCTAGAACTGCCCTCTGGTATTGATCCTACAGGTGGTGTGGTAATTTCAGGTCCGCACCCATGTGGCTTTATTCTTACCTCACTCATGCCCTACATCCAACTGCTTGGGTGGCTTGCTATGACCCTCGCCTGGGAGCAGTTGTATCCGCAACAAACTCACGTCAAGTCTGCATTGGTCAAGTAA
- the petJ gene encoding cytochrome c6 PetJ, translating into MKKMIKVMLLGIAIFTFAFSSPALAGDAVSGAKVFSANCASCHAGGKNLVQAAKNLKKEALEKYGLYSAEAIIAQVTNGKNAMPAFGKRLKADQIENVAAYVLSQADKDWK; encoded by the coding sequence ATGAAAAAAATGATTAAAGTCATGTTGTTAGGCATAGCAATCTTCACCTTTGCCTTCAGTAGCCCAGCTTTGGCAGGAGATGCCGTTAGTGGAGCTAAAGTATTTAGTGCTAATTGTGCTTCTTGTCATGCGGGAGGTAAGAATCTGGTTCAAGCTGCAAAAAACCTGAAGAAGGAAGCTTTGGAAAAGTATGGTTTGTACTCAGCAGAGGCAATTATTGCCCAAGTTACAAATGGTAAAAATGCTATGCCTGCCTTCGGCAAACGTTTGAAAGCTGACCAAATTGAAAATGTAGCTGCTTACGTGCTTTCACAAGCAGATAAGGACTGGAAGTAG
- a CDS encoding tetratricopeptide repeat protein, with protein MSNFWRLFIGVIIAFSLTFLTLSAHSVPVAITQITAINFLELGVDKMRWGSYQEAIESFNQAIEVEKDFAVAYSDRCLAYLQLQDYHQAIADCTQAINFAPNDSEAYLNRGLALYRQGDYSGAIVDYNRAIALKPSDFRAYYNRGLAFAGDGKDSEAIFDFNLALTQIPRISSLLLADIYNDRGLAHLVLQDTQAAMLDFNLAIRLNANDYRAYFNRGCACGRNGDDFGAVRDFSQVIRLNPSNAQAYVNRGVAHYRLGYHLGAISDLQKASEYFDNQGKRVAYEKTLDLLKNLRQQISSATEIALL; from the coding sequence ATGAGTAATTTCTGGCGATTATTTATCGGTGTAATTATTGCTTTTTCTCTCACCTTTTTGACTTTATCTGCACATTCAGTACCCGTTGCCATTACCCAAATTACAGCGATTAATTTTTTGGAATTAGGTGTAGATAAGATGCGGTGGGGTAGTTACCAAGAAGCAATAGAGAGTTTTAATCAGGCAATTGAAGTTGAGAAAGATTTTGCTGTAGCTTACAGCGATCGCTGTCTAGCTTATCTCCAATTACAAGATTACCATCAAGCGATCGCAGATTGTACCCAAGCTATAAATTTTGCACCTAATGACTCTGAGGCTTATTTGAACCGGGGTTTGGCACTTTACAGACAAGGGGATTATTCCGGTGCCATCGTTGATTATAATCGAGCGATCGCACTTAAACCATCCGATTTTCGAGCTTACTACAACCGAGGGCTAGCCTTTGCTGGGGATGGGAAAGACTCGGAGGCAATTTTTGACTTTAATTTAGCCCTAACTCAAATTCCTCGAATCAGTAGCTTATTGCTTGCAGATATCTATAATGACCGAGGTTTAGCACATTTAGTCTTACAAGATACCCAAGCAGCGATGCTCGACTTTAATCTAGCAATTCGTCTCAACGCTAACGATTATAGAGCGTACTTTAACCGGGGTTGTGCTTGCGGACGAAACGGAGATGACTTTGGTGCAGTACGTGATTTTTCTCAAGTCATCAGACTCAACCCCAGTAATGCCCAGGCTTACGTTAATCGGGGAGTAGCTCACTATCGCTTAGGATATCATTTAGGAGCTATATCTGATTTACAAAAAGCATCTGAGTACTTTGACAACCAAGGAAAGAGAGTTGCTTACGAAAAAACTTTAGATTTATTGAAGAATCTGCGACAACAAATTTCGTCTGCAACGGAAATCGCTCTTTTGTAA
- a CDS encoding TonB-dependent siderophore receptor, whose amino-acid sequence MKKDFLLLTVALPGLLIAFPSFAAESEIEQRNTDKSTEVISDIQSLSEVELPATNAELLTQQSAPSEVNPETQPDYTDDADISIEAIAEPDNLPQSTPTYVIDKEEIQKQGATSLADILKRMPGFAINDVGHGADTHTGTYYRGASINQSVFLINGRPINNNVNTYHGGTDLNSIPVEAIERVELYSGTASALYGSSAFGGVVNIITKEGYGKPQLSASAEFGSLSLNNQQVTYGGSSNNVKYNFSFERFFTDNRYRVPVGAANRDEQGFLFNADTATSTYFGSIGLDLDKKNSLNLDVTALSSRRGLIYFGFPLQRDRLDHDGLNVGLSWKTRLGNGESSNLTTSIGYNQDYFSTYGPTGAFYRTGTLDTQQLTARVDHEWKITSNNKLRWGLDLKNTDLIGDVLSTNPSRIANNGTEDRSLFNTALFAVNTWNINDNFLIDLGLRQTFDSQFGNYLNPSVGLRYAVTPLVAVRGSWAGAQRNPGLDQLYFYDTVHGWEPNPDLRPETGSTWSAGVDVNFSQNLIGQFTYFGSSIGDRLGVTAGRWENIGLVDTNGLEAALQLRIAGGWSTFLNYTYTDAQIKTGSERGLQLGLIPYSVLQTGLGYEKSGWQANLYVTYNSGARRSIFANSTDKATDFAPSFVNLDLSGRVPLTSNLGLTFYLENLLGEQYERVNRIYSPGFTFRVGLSANF is encoded by the coding sequence GTGAAAAAAGATTTTTTGTTGCTAACAGTTGCTTTACCGGGTTTACTGATAGCATTTCCTAGCTTTGCTGCTGAGAGTGAAATTGAGCAGAGAAATACTGATAAATCAACCGAAGTCATTTCCGATATTCAGAGTTTGAGTGAAGTTGAGCTACCCGCCACTAATGCCGAATTATTAACTCAACAATCTGCACCGAGTGAAGTGAATCCAGAAACTCAGCCAGATTATACAGATGATGCAGACATTTCTATAGAAGCGATCGCAGAACCAGACAACCTACCTCAATCTACACCAACTTACGTAATTGATAAAGAAGAAATTCAAAAGCAGGGTGCTACAAGTTTAGCCGATATCTTGAAAAGAATGCCTGGTTTTGCAATCAATGATGTCGGTCATGGTGCAGATACTCATACAGGTACATACTACCGGGGAGCTTCAATTAATCAATCTGTATTTTTGATTAATGGTAGACCAATTAACAATAATGTCAACACTTATCATGGTGGAACTGACTTAAATAGCATTCCTGTAGAAGCAATTGAGCGAGTGGAATTATATAGCGGTACAGCTTCCGCTTTGTATGGTTCCTCAGCTTTTGGGGGAGTTGTGAATATCATCACCAAGGAAGGTTATGGTAAACCTCAATTGAGCGCTAGTGCAGAATTTGGCTCATTGAGTTTAAATAACCAACAAGTAACTTATGGTGGTTCATCCAATAATGTCAAATACAACTTTAGCTTTGAAAGATTTTTTACAGATAACCGTTATCGCGTGCCTGTAGGTGCTGCAAATCGTGATGAACAAGGATTTTTATTCAATGCAGATACAGCTACAAGTACCTACTTTGGGAGCATTGGGCTAGATTTAGATAAGAAAAATTCATTGAATTTAGATGTTACTGCACTCAGCAGTCGTCGCGGTTTAATTTATTTTGGCTTCCCTCTCCAAAGAGATAGATTAGACCACGATGGTTTAAATGTTGGCTTATCTTGGAAAACTCGACTAGGTAATGGGGAAAGCTCTAATCTGACAACCTCAATTGGTTATAACCAAGATTATTTCAGCACTTATGGCCCTACAGGAGCATTTTACCGCACAGGAACTTTAGATACGCAACAACTTACAGCCAGAGTAGATCATGAGTGGAAAATTACTTCCAATAATAAATTGCGCTGGGGTTTAGATTTGAAAAACACCGATTTAATCGGTGATGTTTTGAGTACAAATCCTAGTAGGATTGCTAATAACGGAACTGAAGATAGGAGTTTGTTTAATACAGCTTTATTTGCTGTCAATACTTGGAATATTAACGATAACTTTCTGATAGATTTAGGGTTAAGGCAAACTTTTGATAGCCAGTTTGGAAATTATCTTAATCCTAGTGTTGGGTTACGTTATGCCGTCACACCATTAGTAGCAGTACGTGGAAGTTGGGCAGGAGCGCAACGCAATCCTGGGTTAGATCAGTTGTATTTTTATGATACAGTTCATGGTTGGGAACCTAACCCTGATTTAAGACCAGAAACTGGTTCTACTTGGAGTGCTGGAGTAGATGTTAATTTTTCTCAAAATCTAATTGGACAGTTTACTTACTTTGGTAGTAGTATAGGCGATCGCTTGGGAGTTACCGCCGGAAGATGGGAAAACATTGGATTAGTTGATACCAATGGTTTAGAAGCAGCGTTGCAATTAAGAATTGCGGGTGGCTGGTCAACTTTCCTCAACTACACTTATACAGATGCTCAAATAAAAACAGGTTCAGAGAGAGGTTTACAATTAGGCTTGATTCCCTACTCTGTACTTCAAACTGGCTTAGGTTATGAAAAATCAGGATGGCAAGCTAACTTGTATGTTACCTACAATAGTGGCGCTCGTAGATCAATTTTTGCTAACTCTACTGACAAGGCTACAGATTTTGCACCGTCTTTTGTAAATTTAGATTTGAGCGGACGTGTACCTTTAACTAGCAATTTAGGATTGACATTTTACTTAGAAAATCTACTGGGTGAGCAATATGAGCGAGTTAATCGCATTTATAGCCCTGGATTTACTTTTCGTGTAGGTTTAAGCGCCAATTTTTAG
- a CDS encoding type II toxin-antitoxin system Phd/YefM family antitoxin, which yields MVNIENIHSLTDFRRNASNYVEQIKETKAPLVLTVNGEAAVVVQDARSFQQTLNRLQQLEEELNQLKLENLQQEIQKGIDQADRGELLSGEEVMARLQTRYQAALTNET from the coding sequence ATGGTTAACATTGAAAATATTCACTCGTTAACAGACTTCCGGCGCAATGCCAGCAACTATGTTGAGCAAATTAAGGAAACGAAAGCTCCACTGGTTTTAACGGTGAATGGGGAAGCGGCAGTGGTGGTTCAAGATGCCCGTAGTTTCCAGCAGACGCTGAATCGATTGCAGCAACTTGAAGAGGAACTAAATCAACTGAAGCTAGAAAACTTGCAACAGGAAATTCAAAAGGGTATTGACCAAGCTGATAGGGGTGAACTATTAAGTGGAGAAGAAGTGATGGCACGGCTCCAGACTCGTTATCAGGCTGCTTTGACTAACGAGACTTGA
- a CDS encoding type II toxin-antitoxin system RelE/ParE family toxin, translating to MSNYTFTPLAVSDLDNIYEYIAANDLAIVGQLLNRFTELFRKLAAMPGIGRNRPELGEGIRSFPSGNYVIFYRSFEGGIQIM from the coding sequence ATGAGTAATTATACTTTTACACCGTTAGCAGTTAGCGACCTCGATAACATCTATGAATACATTGCTGCAAATGACCTAGCAATAGTAGGACAATTGCTTAACCGCTTTACCGAATTGTTTCGGAAACTTGCTGCTATGCCTGGAATTGGCCGTAATCGCCCTGAGTTAGGGGAAGGTATCAGAAGCTTTCCCTCTGGGAATTATGTCATTTTTTACCGTTCATTTGAAGGAGGCATTCAAATTATGTGA
- the ptsP gene encoding phosphoenolpyruvate--protein phosphotransferase: MAAIAIVIVSHSKQLALGVRELAAQMVQGQVSIAVAAGIEDPENPLGTDPIQVYEAIASVFSDDGVLVLMDLGSALLSAEMAIEFLPEAQQQKVYLCEAPLVEGAIAAVVAAAAGRDIHQVMAEARGALLAKATQLNVNPLSVVSDNIEAKNPESPTKEIRLIVSNRLGLHARPAAQFVGTVARFQSQILVQNLTRNTGLVRGDSINQVTTLGVRQGHELVITATGFDADEALEALQALFANNFGEDNVALNSPPTFHHEITLATHGELLGIAASGGIAIAPVVHYQPTHITITEYHVDDPESEWQRIQTAIHTAKQEIQAVFSQASLQIGDTEAAIFDAQLLFLEDPVLLEAAYGRISDHHINAEAAWQAVVDEVATSYRTLEDSYLQERVDDVVDVGQRVLRLLAGNLPANLHLDEPAILVATDLTPSDTARLDPTKVLGICTTFGSATSHSAIIARTLGIPAVLGVDAQVLHLADGTLMALDGESGKAWVEPESHILELLAAKQSAWQTAQQEARTTAHQPAITLDGRQVSVFANIGSINDVQVAVASGAEGVGLLRTEFLYLDRISAPTEEEQLEVYQAIAQILDNRPLIIRTLDIGGDKPLPYLRVGFPEPNPFLGWRGIRFCLDRPELFKTQLRAILRASIGHQIKIMLPMIATLGEIRAAKVILGEVQTELNQAGIPFDAAIKVGIMVEVPSAVAIADQLAAEVDFFSIGTNDLSQYVMASDRTNPRVANLVDALHPAVLRMVQQTIQAAHAAGISVGLCGELAADTLATPILLGLGLDELSVNPQSIPGVKQAIAQLSIVESEAIVASALQQDSAVDVRKLISTSVTPPA, encoded by the coding sequence ATGGCAGCGATCGCAATTGTTATCGTTTCTCACAGTAAACAACTAGCTTTAGGTGTGCGGGAACTTGCCGCGCAAATGGTTCAAGGTCAAGTTTCTATCGCTGTCGCAGCAGGGATTGAAGATCCTGAAAATCCATTGGGTACAGATCCGATTCAGGTTTATGAAGCGATCGCTTCTGTTTTCTCTGATGATGGTGTCTTGGTATTAATGGATTTAGGTAGTGCTTTGCTAAGTGCAGAAATGGCGATCGAATTTTTGCCAGAAGCACAGCAGCAAAAGGTGTATTTGTGTGAAGCACCTCTAGTAGAAGGTGCGATCGCTGCTGTTGTTGCGGCGGCGGCTGGTAGAGATATTCACCAAGTTATGGCGGAAGCACGCGGCGCACTCCTCGCCAAAGCAACTCAATTAAATGTAAATCCGTTGTCAGTTGTCAGTGACAACATCGAAGCAAAAAATCCCGAATCACCAACTAAAGAAATCCGGTTAATTGTCAGCAATCGCTTAGGATTACACGCTCGTCCCGCAGCCCAGTTTGTGGGAACTGTCGCCCGGTTTCAATCTCAAATTCTAGTGCAGAATTTAACGAGGAACACTGGGCTAGTTCGGGGTGACAGTATTAACCAAGTCACAACTTTGGGAGTGCGTCAAGGACACGAACTAGTAATTACTGCCACCGGTTTTGATGCAGATGAAGCGCTGGAGGCATTACAGGCGTTATTCGCCAATAATTTTGGTGAAGATAATGTTGCCTTGAATTCTCCGCCGACATTTCATCATGAAATTACCCTGGCAACTCACGGCGAACTTTTGGGAATTGCTGCTTCTGGGGGAATTGCGATCGCACCTGTTGTTCATTATCAACCCACTCACATCACGATTACTGAATATCACGTAGATGATCCTGAGTCAGAGTGGCAAAGAATACAAACAGCAATTCACACCGCCAAACAGGAAATTCAAGCAGTTTTTTCACAAGCATCTCTGCAAATTGGTGACACTGAAGCCGCTATATTTGATGCCCAATTACTGTTTTTAGAAGATCCAGTATTATTAGAAGCGGCTTATGGGCGTATTTCAGACCACCATATAAATGCTGAGGCAGCTTGGCAAGCCGTAGTAGATGAAGTGGCGACTTCTTACCGAACACTTGAAGATTCTTATCTACAAGAGCGAGTTGACGATGTTGTAGATGTCGGGCAAAGGGTGCTGCGATTATTAGCTGGAAATCTCCCTGCTAACTTACATCTTGATGAACCGGCGATTTTAGTGGCGACTGATTTAACCCCCTCAGATACCGCTAGATTAGATCCAACAAAAGTGTTGGGTATTTGTACAACTTTTGGTAGCGCCACCTCCCACAGTGCTATTATTGCCCGGACATTGGGTATTCCCGCAGTTTTGGGAGTGGATGCCCAAGTGTTGCATTTGGCAGATGGTACACTCATGGCACTTGATGGTGAAAGTGGCAAAGCTTGGGTAGAACCAGAGTCACATATCCTAGAATTATTAGCAGCAAAACAGTCAGCTTGGCAAACTGCCCAGCAGGAAGCACGAACTACAGCACACCAGCCAGCAATTACTCTTGATGGTCGGCAAGTTAGCGTTTTTGCCAATATTGGTAGTATAAATGATGTGCAAGTTGCTGTGGCTAGCGGTGCAGAAGGGGTAGGACTACTTCGCACAGAGTTTCTTTATTTAGATCGGATAAGCGCTCCCACAGAAGAAGAACAACTTGAAGTATATCAAGCGATCGCCCAAATTTTAGATAATCGTCCCCTAATTATTCGTACCTTAGATATCGGTGGTGATAAGCCACTTCCTTATCTAAGAGTAGGGTTTCCAGAACCTAATCCTTTCTTAGGCTGGCGAGGAATTCGTTTCTGTTTAGATCGTCCAGAACTCTTTAAAACTCAGTTACGGGCAATTTTGAGAGCTAGTATAGGACACCAAATTAAGATTATGTTGCCAATGATTGCCACTTTAGGCGAGATACGTGCAGCTAAAGTAATTTTGGGTGAAGTGCAGACTGAATTAAATCAAGCTGGTATTCCCTTCGATGCGGCGATAAAAGTAGGGATTATGGTGGAGGTTCCTTCAGCAGTTGCGATCGCAGATCAATTAGCAGCTGAAGTAGACTTCTTTAGTATAGGGACTAACGACCTGAGTCAATATGTTATGGCTAGCGATCGCACTAATCCCCGCGTGGCAAACTTAGTTGATGCACTACATCCAGCCGTGCTGCGAATGGTGCAGCAAACTATCCAAGCTGCCCATGCTGCCGGGATTTCGGTAGGATTATGTGGAGAATTGGCAGCAGATACTTTAGCAACACCAATTTTATTAGGTTTAGGGCTGGATGAATTGAGCGTGAATCCTCAAAGTATACCTGGAGTCAAACAAGCGATCGCTCAGTTGAGTATAGTTGAGAGTGAAGCGATCGTGGCATCAGCATTACAACAAGATTCCGCAGTTGATGTCAGAAAACTAATCTCAACTTCAGTTACTCCCCCTGCGTAA
- a CDS encoding phosphodiester glycosidase family protein, translating to MNVVINLLLFLLPILSSFWIAQTFNPLSSYQPLHAIDGAALYKKELTNGNEVYLQVIDLRKMHIDQIIGEVDNMGINEGKYYQGEGEYYSPFFKRKLFSEVADEYKQLYKNNLFSIINCSFFEQYESSTQLSFPIKLNGVVISGGNSPYGPIKEPKDKYYSNIRLKALVWDNKQASITDYNQVSGAPLNQKAVKNAIVTYRYSDHPAKVLAQNQANKYQIIGTLDKDGVKGDELLLIMTVKKATLDEAADLLRKLGVKGDIITVDGGRSTYLFNSQNGNIIVPQLSNPQENPAFRNLPHYLGFRKKIKNQVARKISIDQPASKVLPKKDQPYLILWRDNFDGDVSIKLYDKDKLIQNISSRTASDGVYEWIPRISVKEGYSIRISSWNNRNIFGQLQF from the coding sequence ATGAATGTTGTAATCAATTTATTGCTTTTTTTGTTGCCAATTCTGAGTAGCTTTTGGATTGCCCAAACTTTCAACCCTTTATCTTCTTATCAGCCTCTCCATGCTATAGACGGAGCGGCTTTATATAAAAAAGAATTAACCAATGGTAATGAAGTCTATTTACAAGTTATCGATCTCCGCAAAATGCACATAGATCAAATTATCGGCGAAGTAGATAATATGGGTATAAATGAGGGTAAATATTATCAGGGAGAAGGTGAATATTACAGTCCTTTTTTCAAAAGAAAGTTGTTTTCTGAAGTTGCAGATGAATATAAGCAACTTTATAAAAATAACCTTTTTTCAATAATTAATTGTTCTTTTTTTGAGCAATACGAATCTAGTACTCAATTATCTTTTCCAATTAAATTAAATGGTGTAGTCATCAGTGGTGGCAATAGCCCTTATGGGCCCATCAAAGAACCAAAAGATAAATACTATAGTAATATTCGCCTCAAAGCTCTAGTCTGGGATAATAAGCAGGCATCCATTACCGATTACAACCAGGTTAGCGGCGCACCTCTCAACCAAAAAGCAGTGAAGAATGCGATTGTCACTTACCGATACAGCGATCATCCAGCAAAAGTCTTAGCCCAAAACCAAGCAAATAAGTATCAAATCATCGGTACTCTAGACAAAGATGGTGTTAAGGGTGACGAGTTATTGTTGATTATGACGGTGAAGAAAGCAACTCTGGATGAGGCAGCCGATTTATTACGTAAATTAGGAGTCAAAGGCGACATCATTACTGTTGATGGTGGTAGATCGACTTATTTGTTCAATTCTCAGAACGGAAATATTATTGTTCCCCAACTGTCTAATCCGCAAGAAAATCCTGCTTTCCGAAACCTCCCTCATTATTTGGGATTCCGTAAGAAAATCAAAAATCAGGTTGCACGAAAAATCTCGATCGATCAGCCGGCTTCTAAAGTGCTTCCCAAGAAGGATCAGCCCTATTTAATATTGTGGCGGGATAATTTTGATGGCGATGTCTCGATTAAGCTGTACGATAAAGACAAACTTATCCAAAACATCTCTTCCCGTACCGCTAGCGATGGTGTTTATGAGTGGATACCACGTATTTCTGTAAAAGAGGGCTATTCTATTCGTATTTCTAGCTGGAACAACCGGAATATTTTCGGGCAGTTGCAATTTTAA
- a CDS encoding enhanced intracellular survival protein Eis, with the protein MMAQFEYSTLAHPQDIQQLEHILEQCFISALGGEEAYINMIGVENFRIIRRLEQVAGGLATLDMGQWWGGQRVPMTGIAVVGIAPEYRGSGAAIALMQHTLKELYDRGIATSALYPEIQGLYRKVGYEQGGSWCIWEVATQSIQVREQSLPLELVASINHEVFHELYQQQARQTHGYLDRHPAIWERIIQPNDKEIVYTYLIGTKDQPQGYIIFTQERTENGRILIVKDWVLSTVAAAQTFWSFLASHRSQIQQVRWKSSAIDSLTLLLPEQTAKIKTTSRWLLRIIDVIKALELRGYPPGIQTELHLEIQDNLLTENNGKFILYVANGRGEVTKGGKGELQLDIRELAPLYTSLFTPYHLQIAGKLNGTETAILAATQIFAGASPWMADFF; encoded by the coding sequence ATGATGGCTCAATTTGAATACAGCACTCTCGCCCATCCACAGGATATCCAGCAGTTGGAACATATCCTTGAACAGTGTTTCATCAGCGCCCTTGGTGGTGAGGAAGCTTACATCAACATGATTGGCGTAGAAAATTTCCGTATTATTCGGAGATTAGAGCAAGTAGCTGGTGGATTAGCAACTCTCGACATGGGTCAGTGGTGGGGTGGTCAACGTGTACCAATGACAGGAATTGCCGTAGTAGGCATTGCTCCAGAATATCGGGGTTCGGGGGCTGCGATCGCTCTTATGCAACACACTCTCAAAGAACTTTACGATAGAGGTATAGCAACCTCCGCTCTTTATCCAGAAATTCAAGGCTTGTACCGAAAAGTAGGTTATGAGCAGGGCGGTAGCTGGTGTATTTGGGAAGTTGCTACCCAGAGTATCCAAGTACGGGAGCAATCCCTACCTTTGGAATTAGTAGCAAGCATCAATCATGAAGTCTTTCATGAGCTATATCAGCAGCAGGCGAGACAAACGCATGGATATTTAGACCGACATCCAGCAATTTGGGAACGAATAATTCAACCAAATGACAAGGAAATAGTCTATACCTATTTGATTGGTACTAAAGACCAACCCCAAGGCTATATCATCTTTACTCAAGAGCGAACAGAGAATGGTAGAATCCTCATCGTGAAAGATTGGGTACTGAGTACAGTTGCTGCTGCACAAACTTTTTGGTCTTTTCTAGCAAGTCATCGCTCTCAAATTCAACAGGTGCGATGGAAGAGTTCTGCAATTGATTCTCTAACATTGTTGTTACCAGAGCAAACTGCCAAGATTAAGACTACGAGTCGTTGGTTGCTGCGGATAATAGATGTCATCAAGGCGCTGGAATTGCGTGGTTATCCACCGGGAATCCAAACCGAATTGCACTTAGAAATTCAAGATAATTTGCTAACTGAAAATAATGGTAAATTTATTCTTTATGTCGCCAATGGACGTGGAGAAGTCACAAAAGGTGGAAAGGGTGAATTGCAGCTAGATATCCGGGAATTAGCACCATTATATACAAGCTTGTTTACTCCCTACCATTTGCAAATAGCGGGAAAACTGAATGGTACAGAAACGGCTATTTTAGCAGCTACGCAAATATTTGCAGGTGCTTCGCCTTGGATGGCTGATTTCTTTTAA